In the Neodiprion virginianus isolate iyNeoVirg1 chromosome 2, iyNeoVirg1.1, whole genome shotgun sequence genome, CCAATTATTTTCTGTGCAACAGTAGGGCTTCATTgagaagcaaaattttttttctctttaggCCATAAATCTTGTGTatagcaaaaaacaaaattcatgtCAAAGGATATATCTCTAATACAATTTCGAGAGGTTGTTCTTGAAATTAAACCTTTTCCTATTAATTACATGGGGAATAtgtaatcttttttctttaatttttaacagtttAGCTGTATTTAGTTACGCAGTCTTGATCCTAGAATTATTTTGTagatgattaaaattttgttttaaagTTCATAGTTTAGCCACCAATGATGTTTAaacatgaatttttacataaaattatctTTCGAGGCTTATCTGCAGCTGAATTACGAATCTCGCTCACTGGACACTTTTGTGGACAAtctaattttatataaaatgatTCCAGGTTCACGTTAACCAatattatttaacaattaaaaaCATATGACAACTTCCACGTGTTATTTAGATAGAAACACTTTTAATCGTGAGAGTGACCTTTTCAAATTGGATCTAAGAAATATCCTTCCACAaggattttgtttttgttaaatacaagtttttcaagtggaagcaaagagaaaaaaacaattttgtttcTAAACTAGACACCCTAGTATGCAGGACTTGTATTCATAATTATCACATCAACTTAGTATTTGGTCGTATTTCTAGAGAAccgaagaattgaaaaacttgaacGAACGTCTGAGGAAGGATTTTGAGATTCTACAactagataaaaaaaatactgagTTTAAGCTCAAAAGATGCGCAGAAACAATTGCTCACTTACACGATGAAGTCAATCTGAAGAACAAAGAAGTAAGTGTATATTTTTATGCAGTCATGCTTAATGTCAAATTATTGACGTACTTCTACAGTGAGAGATCATTCAGACAGTGAAGAATAAATCTGCTCAATGTTGAGTcatagttatttttttttactttagtgaaaattcgatttttattttaaattaatccTGTTTCAAActaaaatttaacaaaatttgaactttttttactttgaaggaaaagaaatattgGGGAAATATTCCATTATGAGATCCTAAACTTTGTTAGAATAATATTGCAAGCCTTTTGCTTTTTGACTTCATAAGAGTTGAATACTATGGTAATATCTAATTCGCAAATCTTGTAACTGATTGCGGCACTGATGAAAATTGCATTATCCAGATGAAAGCGCTATCTGATCAGGTCAAGGATTTTGAGGAAACTAAAACAGAGAATTCTCGTTACATGGAACAGTTGGAGAAACAATTACAACTGAGTGAAGAGCAGACCGAAGAGTGTCTTGGCGAATTGAATGTTTCCAAGGAATTATTAGCCGTACTTCGCGACAGAGTTTCTTCACTAAAACTGATACTGCAAGAAAAATCAGACGACATGGTGAAGCTACAAGCCGACCATCAAATTCTCAAGGTATGATGGTAAAGAAGCGACAAGTATGATTAGCTTATTTCTGATTGTCTTAATTGTAATCTATACACGTTTTTTAGAATGCTAACTCTATACTGAAAGCGGAACAAGGTATATTCGAAAACAAAGCAAGTGAGGACatcaacgatttgaaaaaaagagtAACTTGCGAATcattgcataaaaaaattagcccGCTGTAAATGTTGAATCAAATCTCACTGaacattttatatttcagtTGAAAGGTGTTCAGACGCAGTTATCTCTAATGGAGAATAATTATCGCAAAGTAACCCAAGATTTCAACAAGAGCCAAGAGCTTTTGGTCGAGGCAACGAAGAGAGAGGTTGATTTACAACGCACACTTACATCGATGGTAATCGAGATTACTCGTCATAAGTTTTATCTAATACTGTGGAATAGTTCAATTCTAATACCTGAGCGAACGTTCAACTTTCAGGAAAACAATTTGCtgtcaaaattatcattagCAGAGCAGGAGGAAAATCGTCTGTCAGATATCGTCGACAAACTAAGCGAGGAACTGGAAGATGCCCACAACGAGCTTTTGACCAAAAGTTCTCAACTTTGTCAGGCTCAATGCCACAGCAAATGTTACGCCAATCAGCTGGAATCTGTCCAAAAAGAAGTGAGTTTCGATATTCAAAGTACACTAGCAAAATtaatatggaaaatttttttgacgatGTTCAATTTATACAGTGTCAAAAGCACAAAGACGACAGCAACGCTCTGCGAATTACAGTTAATAAACTAGAAGCGAAACTGAACGAGCTGATGTGTTGTAACGATACTGAAAATACGCATTTGAGGACGCAAATTGACAATCACACAAGCTGTGTAAGTTGATTATTCAATAACTATTTTGTGCACAATAATTTTACgttacatatgtacatatatcaCCAGAATATTGAAGATGATATGCATGAAAGATTAAGTACAGAACTAGCAAAAGTTCATACGGATTTGAGAACAAACATGTGTAAAGAATCGGCAACCCAATTTGAGGTACATACCGAATAACGAATCTCAATTCAACAATTACTTTACATTCGGTATTTACTTTTACTTTTCTTAACTTTCAACAGTCtatttattcttttgaaaatatacataaatgacACACATAATTTGAAACCACTAATTTGacagaaaatgtaaataacGAATTTCCATTCTCCAATTATATTGAATCTCAGTTTTGATTCCCGGTTGCAGATCCGCTCTCTccaagaaaaattattgaaaatggaaGAAGTTAAATGCTGCTTATCAAAACAGTTGCAACAATCTTTGGAAGAAAATTGCGATCTTTCTACTAAGAAAAGCGTacttgaacaaaaaaatttcaaatgtgtATCGGAGGTAATTCTTCATATATGTAAACgtagtaaaaatttatacaaatattgAATCGCTTCGAAAATTGCACAGCAAAACGTTACAGAACGATTCGCTGCTTCTTATTTAACTCTTTGGGGTTGAATCTCTTCCTTTTATTCGTAACAATTTATCGAACACAAAAATATTTGTTGTAGCTCCAAGATATGCATAGATCATTGCTTGAATTACGACAAGAGTATCAGGTGAAGGCAAAATCACTTGTCAGCATGTCAGCCGAATTGAGTCAAGTTGCAGTGAGTCGGTCAGAGTTGTGCACCGAGTCGCAACATGTGGTGTCATGTATTCGCGCCTGGATGGATGAGCAGAAGAATTTGGTTGAGACATTGGCATCTAAGCTCAATGTTAAACAACAGCAAGTGATGCAGCttgcatttgaaaaaaagtaatggATTCCGTTTTATagatttaaatttataaaatttctatattaAGATTTAGGAGAAATAAGTAAACATCGTAATTTACTTGAGAATCATATCTGCTTAAGGATGCAGAggctttattttttatatccaaaattgggaaaaaaaaaaaaaatctctttgAAACATCGCTAGTCATTTTATTTGCACCGATGACGGTGAATGTCCatattatgtaaaaaatgattacaaGCAAATGCGAGTAACACAAGCTAAGAAATCAACAACTTGAGGCAAGGTTGGCAAATTAGAACATTCGAAATGATTAAATTCTGGTATTTTTGATCCGATTGTAATATTTTGCAGCTTAATATGCCCATTGACCAAATCTCCACAAATTGACTGGgaaacattgaataaattctatGTTGTAGTTAATTACAACTGCAAATGTAATTATTGACAAACATCTGTTGTCCTGTACTCAAACAAATcttatttttatccactctGGCGACAACTATTTGTAAAATAGTAAGTAGcaccaaaaataatcgattgaGATCAAAAAGACCAGAGTTTAAATACTTCGAacgttttaattataaaaccttCTCACGTTGATACCTCAACttgtattattcaaatttaccCAGGATTATTTCTATTACAGAATACATATGTCATGTGATTTGTGTTCACTATTATCAGTACAATTAACAGTACTAGAGCTTTCTTGaatggtatttttttctcctcccaTCATTTGATTCAGCTGATATACTCCATTGATACTAGAAAATGGAACAAAAACCTCTTATTTTATGTACAGAGCACTTCTCGCAACAGTCAGAGAACTGCGACGAGCTAATTGCGCACTGACACAGAGAATAAAGCGTCTCCACAAGCCTTCTGTGTGCAGCAGAGGAACGAAGAGTGTGTATAATGGATACAGATCATCCCAAactttcgtttcaaattttcccaACGGTCGAACCGATCCATCAAACTCCAACCATTCGCGTGTAGGAAAAGTTAGTACAAGtcgaaaataaatagataatttatttacggTATATTTTACTCGCATACGAAGCATGAAAGTCACAATTTTACGTTTCAGAAATCTTGTCTTGGTCCAATAAGAAATGCTCGTCGTACTTCAGTGTGCGGTAATTCTTGGTGGTTTCCAAAAATGGAACATTTGACTCAAGAGTTGAGAAGGAACAACCAGTGGTGGAGTAAAAATGCAATCAACAAGGCTGAGAGCGATCCTGGGCTGGACGAAAGTCGCGACTGTGGTTATCAGTCGTCGACGAGTAAGTGAGCAAGCTCTGAAGACTATCTGATAGAATCTGCGTCTACCATGGGCAATGgtatttttacttttgtatCATTTATATATCAATGTGATGATATTTGTGCCAGCGAGGCCAAGAAGTTAGTCAAATTTGTAGTGAACATCTCGTTTTTACCTAACAACGAATGTTTTATACTAATACATTATATCATTGCAgctaattttttctcagaccAAAATATACCGATGCTGAATTTAACACCAATACGTCACAATTTGTCCTCTTCTTTACCATGATAATGAGCAGACT is a window encoding:
- the LOC124297595 gene encoding putative leucine-rich repeat-containing protein DDB_G0290503 isoform X2, which produces MDNSLIVTNLHSAYFAVLSTIQEQLQNRRKEYETISTKMKNLVKSKNCLEEKYKNLKKLWQEASEELQELKSILTKRENEIKGYQTDISNCKADMKEKNCAMKDLTSKLASKDARMKEMEEMHSRKIKDLEDLLKKSENIEKQLRNKILVSTEKDKDMRKQLQKYKIDLEIFEEELKSERKSNGDVEQLRSENESLKQELGDHTRETEAVVNELQILKEKEIHLQQELKENERTEELKNLNERLRKDFEILQLDKKNTEFKLKRCAETIAHLHDEVNLKNKELEKQLQLSEEQTEECLGELNVSKELLAVLRDRVSSLKLILQEKSDDMVKLQADHQILKNANSILKAEQGIFENKASEDINDLKKRLKGVQTQLSLMENNYRKVTQDFNKSQELLVEATKREVDLQRTLTSMENNLLSKLSLAEQEENRLSDIVDKLSEELEDAHNELLTKSSQLCQAQCHSKCYANQLESVQKECQKHKDDSNALRITVNKLEAKLNELMCCNDTENTHLRTQIDNHTSCIRSLQEKLLKMEEVKCCLSKQLQQSLEENCDLSTKKSVLEQKNFKCVSELQDMHRSLLELRQEYQVKAKSLVSMSAELSQVAVSRSELCTESQHVVSCIRAWMDEQKNLVETLASKLNVKQQQVMQLAFEKKALLATVRELRRANCALTQRIKRLHKPSVCSRGTKSVYNGYRSSQTFVSNFPNGRTDPSNSNHSRVGKKSCLGPIRNARRTSVCGNSWWFPKMEHLTQELRRNNQWWSKNAINKAESDPGLDESRDCGYQSSTSK
- the LOC124297595 gene encoding putative leucine-rich repeat-containing protein DDB_G0290503 isoform X1 — protein: MDNSLIVTNLHSAYFAVLSTIQEQLQNRRKEYETISTKMKNLVKSKNCLEEKYKNLKKLWQEASEELQELKSILTKRENEIKGYQTDISNCKADMKEKNCAMKDLTSKLASKDARMKEMEEMHSRKIKDLEDLLKKSENIEKQLRNKILVSTEKDKDMRKQLQKYKIDLEIFEEELKSERKSNGDVEQLRSENESLKQELGDHTRETEAVVNELQILKEKEIHLQQELKENERTEELKNLNERLRKDFEILQLDKKNTEFKLKRCAETIAHLHDEVNLKNKEMKALSDQVKDFEETKTENSRYMEQLEKQLQLSEEQTEECLGELNVSKELLAVLRDRVSSLKLILQEKSDDMVKLQADHQILKNANSILKAEQGIFENKASEDINDLKKRLKGVQTQLSLMENNYRKVTQDFNKSQELLVEATKREVDLQRTLTSMENNLLSKLSLAEQEENRLSDIVDKLSEELEDAHNELLTKSSQLCQAQCHSKCYANQLESVQKECQKHKDDSNALRITVNKLEAKLNELMCCNDTENTHLRTQIDNHTSCIRSLQEKLLKMEEVKCCLSKQLQQSLEENCDLSTKKSVLEQKNFKCVSELQDMHRSLLELRQEYQVKAKSLVSMSAELSQVAVSRSELCTESQHVVSCIRAWMDEQKNLVETLASKLNVKQQQVMQLAFEKKALLATVRELRRANCALTQRIKRLHKPSVCSRGTKSVYNGYRSSQTFVSNFPNGRTDPSNSNHSRVGKKSCLGPIRNARRTSVCGNSWWFPKMEHLTQELRRNNQWWSKNAINKAESDPGLDESRDCGYQSSTSK